One Citricoccus sp. K5 DNA window includes the following coding sequences:
- a CDS encoding Na+/H+ antiporter subunit E: MTDHWRFSIWNMVRYLVWLIGQVISGSLQVARRALTPGTFAEPSIVGFPLRCATDLEVTWMASSITITPGTLVVGTAHGTDTEPATVFVHSVFDSDRDSVRDGLREMEDRLLRMTRGSGWEGRSGGVSGSGPGAGHGVGPEQEGSGTHEHRLRP, translated from the coding sequence ATGACTGACCATTGGCGCTTCAGCATCTGGAACATGGTGCGCTATCTGGTCTGGCTGATCGGCCAGGTCATCTCAGGTTCACTCCAGGTCGCCCGGCGGGCCCTCACACCCGGAACGTTCGCCGAACCATCGATCGTGGGCTTCCCCCTGCGCTGCGCCACGGACCTCGAGGTGACGTGGATGGCCTCGTCCATCACCATCACCCCGGGCACCCTGGTGGTCGGCACGGCGCACGGCACGGACACGGAGCCGGCCACGGTCTTCGTGCACTCCGTGTTCGACTCGGACCGGGACTCCGTGCGTGATGGACTGCGGGAGATGGAGGACCGGTTGCTGAGGATGACGCGGGGCAGCGGCTGGGAAGGCCGATCCGGAGGGGTTTCCGGATCAGGGCCGGGGGCAGGGCACGGAGTAGGGCCAGAGCAGGAAGGGAGCGGCACCCATGAGCATCGACTCCGTCCCTGA
- a CDS encoding sodium:proton antiporter, with protein sequence MFDSTFVLAITVGVLTTAGVWLLQQRDMVRAIFGLTLISHSANLLLLATGVPGWRHEPLMDGTTVAEAADPLPQAFVLTAIVIAMATTILMLALAVIGRNDDQERAPTVSDHDDDQPDDRPTSQPAGQSDGQPESQQGVDHA encoded by the coding sequence ATGTTCGACTCCACCTTCGTCCTCGCCATCACCGTGGGCGTGCTGACCACCGCCGGGGTCTGGCTGCTGCAGCAGCGGGACATGGTGCGCGCCATCTTCGGGCTCACCCTGATCTCCCACTCCGCGAACCTGCTGCTGCTCGCCACCGGGGTGCCCGGCTGGCGTCACGAGCCGCTCATGGACGGCACCACCGTGGCCGAGGCCGCCGACCCCCTGCCGCAGGCCTTCGTCCTGACGGCCATCGTCATCGCCATGGCCACCACCATCCTCATGCTCGCTCTGGCGGTCATCGGCCGGAACGACGACCAGGAGAGGGCGCCCACCGTCAGCGACCACGACGACGACCAGCCAGACGACCGACCGACCAGCCAGCCAGCCGGTCAGTCCGACGGACAGCCAGAGAGCCAGCAGGGGGTGGACCACGCATGA
- a CDS encoding DUF4040 family protein, with product MSIALTLALLAVGLILTPLFCRWLGRNAGWPLAAVYLGAAVLYLPALKAGGSAGTGIDAGPAPNAWSIPWIPAWGIDLSFAADPISSVFTLISLLIGAVVLVYSTRYLDAGMPPSAYLSFYLGMALFTVSMVGLVTADDLMVLFLCWELTSLASFLLIARSGRAAFAPSMRTLLVTFLGGLALLVAVVLVAVRAGTTDLSVILDPEAAGGLWTSDPAFTTTIGLLIALAAMTKSAQFPFHSWLPDAMAAITPVSAYLHAAAVVKAGIFMLLRFSPVFHDNALWSVLLVIAGLVTALVGGWRALQQHDLKKLMAYSTVSQLGLIVAAIGTGTEAGIAAALIHTIAHALFKSGLFMMIGVVDHATGTRDLRQMPVLRRALPGTFAVTVLGAGAMAGIPPLLGFVSKESIFTALNAWSTDWVAAGGAASGAAGTLPAWAGPAALAGAALGSVLTVAYCAKIVVGGFWDPARGPESALETVPDGQHDAGHAPGAILVGATALPILASVAALFVLPLLDTAVGAAATAALPGAEVHPHFVLWHGVTPELLTTVAVLAVGLGTLAVRHRLWPALERAQLPFSGAGLIESATSGLTVLGSGVNRLTARDAAASHAAMMVLSLAAIVVPGVLLLNAGGALPPLQPNLNRASDVVLLILLTISALGVAMARSRLGATVALSAVGILVTVQIVSLGAPDVALTQLLVESLTVIVIMLVLQKLPRTFQRIRARRAVPAALIAVSAGLATGLAVWGLTSRRGKSEVGTYLLENGQDITGGVNIVNVILVEFRALDTLGELSVLGMTGVAIAAILSTIRNRHLDPELIPATPGEDDGSDAPEGPDLGSPTARRAILDSWGNTSQLQLMLKVILPILAVVSAILFLRGHNEPGGGFIAALVGSAVVGLLYLSTSKDRQIGPPRAPLYLIGGGVVMAVAIGLVNMAFTGTYMEPQHGYLLGQHVTTSMIFDAGVYLAVIGLVMLAFNVLGTAPASAEQEGGESTRERVDEAFLGEMDTPAPDTLEEPEPVTSSIPVRPQTQHISTGVPPEEWGR from the coding sequence ATGTCCATCGCCCTCACGCTTGCCCTGCTGGCGGTCGGACTCATCCTCACCCCGCTGTTCTGCCGCTGGCTGGGACGCAACGCCGGTTGGCCGCTGGCCGCCGTCTACCTGGGCGCCGCGGTGCTCTACCTCCCGGCCCTGAAGGCCGGCGGCTCCGCTGGAACGGGAATCGACGCCGGCCCGGCACCCAATGCGTGGTCCATCCCCTGGATCCCGGCGTGGGGGATCGACCTGTCCTTCGCCGCCGACCCCATCTCGAGCGTCTTCACGCTGATCTCCCTGCTCATCGGCGCCGTCGTGCTGGTGTACTCGACCCGGTACCTCGACGCCGGGATGCCACCCTCGGCCTACCTGAGTTTCTACCTCGGCATGGCCCTGTTCACGGTGTCCATGGTCGGCCTGGTCACTGCCGATGACCTGATGGTGCTGTTCCTGTGCTGGGAACTGACCTCGCTGGCCTCGTTCCTGCTCATCGCCCGCTCGGGACGCGCCGCCTTCGCCCCGTCCATGCGCACCCTGCTGGTGACGTTCCTCGGCGGGCTGGCCCTGCTCGTGGCGGTCGTCCTGGTGGCCGTGCGCGCCGGCACCACCGACCTCTCGGTGATCCTGGACCCTGAGGCCGCTGGCGGCCTGTGGACGTCCGACCCGGCGTTCACCACCACCATCGGGCTGCTCATCGCCCTGGCCGCCATGACCAAGTCGGCCCAGTTCCCGTTCCACTCCTGGCTGCCGGACGCCATGGCCGCGATCACCCCGGTGTCCGCCTACCTGCATGCCGCCGCCGTGGTCAAGGCGGGCATCTTCATGCTCCTGCGGTTCTCCCCGGTGTTCCATGACAACGCGCTGTGGTCCGTACTGCTGGTCATCGCCGGTCTCGTCACCGCCCTCGTCGGCGGTTGGCGCGCCCTGCAGCAGCACGACCTCAAGAAGCTGATGGCCTATTCAACCGTGAGCCAGCTCGGGCTCATCGTCGCCGCCATCGGCACCGGCACGGAGGCCGGCATCGCCGCCGCCCTGATCCACACCATCGCGCACGCACTGTTCAAGTCCGGGCTGTTCATGATGATCGGGGTGGTGGACCACGCCACCGGCACTCGCGACCTGCGTCAGATGCCCGTGCTGCGCCGCGCCCTGCCCGGCACCTTCGCGGTGACGGTGCTCGGTGCCGGGGCGATGGCCGGCATCCCCCCGCTGCTCGGCTTCGTCTCCAAGGAGTCCATCTTCACCGCGCTCAACGCCTGGTCCACGGACTGGGTAGCCGCCGGAGGCGCGGCCAGCGGTGCCGCCGGAACCCTGCCCGCCTGGGCGGGCCCTGCGGCCCTGGCCGGTGCGGCCCTCGGTTCCGTGCTGACGGTGGCCTACTGCGCCAAGATCGTGGTGGGCGGCTTCTGGGACCCCGCGCGGGGTCCTGAGTCGGCTCTCGAAACGGTCCCGGACGGCCAGCACGACGCCGGCCACGCACCCGGCGCCATCCTCGTCGGCGCCACCGCACTGCCGATCCTGGCCTCCGTGGCCGCCCTCTTCGTCCTCCCGCTGCTGGACACCGCCGTCGGTGCGGCGGCCACGGCGGCCCTGCCCGGAGCGGAGGTGCACCCGCATTTCGTCCTATGGCACGGCGTCACCCCGGAGCTGCTGACCACCGTGGCGGTGTTGGCCGTGGGCCTGGGCACCCTGGCAGTCCGTCACCGTCTCTGGCCCGCCCTGGAACGCGCCCAGCTGCCGTTCAGCGGGGCCGGCCTGATCGAGTCCGCCACCTCGGGGCTGACGGTGCTCGGCTCAGGCGTCAACCGCCTTACCGCCCGGGACGCCGCCGCCTCCCACGCGGCGATGATGGTGCTCTCCCTGGCCGCCATCGTGGTGCCCGGCGTGCTCCTGCTGAACGCCGGCGGCGCCCTGCCGCCGCTGCAGCCGAACCTCAACCGGGCGTCCGACGTCGTGCTGCTGATCCTGCTGACCATCTCGGCCCTGGGCGTGGCCATGGCCCGCTCCCGACTCGGGGCCACCGTGGCGCTGTCCGCCGTCGGGATCCTGGTGACCGTGCAGATCGTCTCCCTCGGTGCCCCGGACGTCGCTCTCACCCAGCTGTTGGTGGAGTCCCTGACCGTCATCGTGATCATGCTGGTCCTGCAGAAGCTGCCTCGGACTTTCCAGCGCATCCGTGCCCGGCGCGCGGTGCCGGCCGCCCTCATCGCTGTGAGCGCCGGGCTGGCGACCGGCCTGGCCGTCTGGGGGCTGACCAGCCGCCGGGGGAAGTCGGAGGTCGGAACGTACCTGCTGGAGAACGGCCAGGACATCACCGGCGGGGTCAACATCGTCAACGTCATCCTGGTGGAGTTCCGCGCCCTGGACACCCTCGGGGAACTCTCCGTGCTGGGCATGACCGGGGTGGCTATCGCGGCCATCCTCTCCACCATCCGCAACCGCCACCTGGACCCGGAACTGATCCCCGCAACGCCTGGCGAGGACGATGGCTCCGACGCTCCGGAGGGTCCCGACCTCGGCAGCCCGACCGCCCGGCGCGCCATCCTGGACTCGTGGGGCAACACCAGCCAGCTGCAGCTGATGCTCAAGGTCATCCTGCCGATCCTGGCGGTCGTCTCCGCCATCCTCTTCCTGCGCGGCCACAACGAGCCCGGCGGCGGGTTCATCGCGGCACTGGTCGGCTCGGCCGTGGTCGGACTGCTGTACCTCTCGACCTCGAAGGACCGTCAGATCGGCCCGCCGCGCGCCCCGTTGTACCTCATCGGCGGCGGCGTGGTGATGGCCGTGGCCATCGGCCTGGTGAACATGGCCTTCACGGGGACCTACATGGAGCCCCAGCACGGTTATCTCCTGGGGCAGCACGTGACCACGTCCATGATCTTCGACGCCGGCGTCTACCTCGCCGTGATCGGGCTGGTCATGCTCGCCTTCAACGTCCTCGGCACAGCGCCGGCCTCCGCTGAGCAGGAGGGCGGCGAAAGCACCCGGGAGCGGGTGGACGAGGCATTCCTGGGGGAGATGGACACCCCGGCGCCGGACACCCTGGAGGAACCCGAACCCGTGACCAGCTCCATCCCCGTCCGGCCGCAGACGCAGCACATCTCCACCGGTGTCCCACCCGAAGAATGGGGGCGGTGA
- a CDS encoding proton-conducting transporter membrane subunit, which produces MTEQFIGSLLPLFVAVPLLFAGVSVILRRRMLDRILIIAVPVLVLAAAVALMIHHRDVPVLASAIGSYEGGIAIPFVSDTLTAVMLATTGLATAASCWFLTASGEDRLRFVPALALMLMSGVNGALLTGDLFNLFVFVEVMLLPSYALIAVTGTWRRLGISRMFVIVNLVTSAILVMGVGLVYGSAGTVNLAALAGRAGEDPQVALAVTVVLLALAIKAGVVPVHGWMPRAYPGTSAGIMALFSALHTKVALYAIFRIYFTAFAPGGSAGTAGSTVTTPAPHGTATTVAVVIAVVVLATMVLGALGSLGESRFRGVMAFQMIAGVGHILIGVAIASPAAVAAGLFYLIHHVVTMASLLTTAGAVEQTYGTGILGKLSGLLHRDRLAAVVVALGLLSLAGLPPTSGLWAKLGLALSVVGPEGGGGNPAWYAPVFLTAIVLASVATLVALQRLWGKSFAGEPLRTYRPILADGSRDRGPEEAVPDSVRIPGRLLAPGVVMIGVSVLLFVFAGTLMPFIETAAAGLFETAPYVEAVLGGDIE; this is translated from the coding sequence ATGACCGAGCAGTTCATCGGTTCCCTGCTGCCGCTCTTCGTGGCCGTCCCCCTGCTGTTCGCCGGCGTCTCGGTGATCCTGCGGCGCCGGATGCTGGACCGTATCCTCATCATCGCCGTCCCGGTGCTGGTGCTGGCCGCCGCCGTCGCGCTGATGATCCACCACCGGGACGTCCCCGTCCTGGCGAGCGCGATCGGCAGCTACGAGGGCGGCATCGCCATCCCGTTCGTCTCGGACACCCTGACGGCGGTGATGCTGGCGACCACCGGCCTGGCCACCGCCGCCTCGTGCTGGTTCCTCACCGCGTCCGGTGAGGACCGCCTGCGGTTCGTCCCCGCCCTGGCCCTGATGCTGATGTCCGGCGTCAACGGCGCCCTGCTGACCGGGGACCTGTTCAACCTCTTCGTGTTCGTCGAGGTCATGCTGCTGCCCTCCTATGCGCTCATCGCGGTGACCGGCACGTGGCGCCGGCTGGGGATCAGCCGCATGTTCGTGATCGTCAACCTCGTCACGAGCGCGATCCTGGTGATGGGCGTGGGTCTCGTCTACGGCTCGGCCGGTACCGTGAACCTGGCCGCCCTGGCCGGACGAGCCGGCGAGGACCCACAGGTGGCGCTGGCCGTCACGGTCGTGTTGCTGGCCCTGGCCATCAAGGCCGGCGTGGTCCCCGTCCACGGCTGGATGCCGCGCGCCTACCCGGGCACGTCGGCCGGCATCATGGCGCTGTTCTCCGCGCTCCACACCAAGGTCGCCCTGTACGCGATCTTCCGGATCTACTTCACCGCCTTCGCTCCCGGAGGTTCGGCCGGCACGGCCGGAAGCACGGTGACGACGCCGGCCCCCCACGGCACCGCGACCACGGTCGCGGTGGTGATCGCCGTCGTCGTGCTCGCCACCATGGTGCTGGGGGCGCTCGGTTCCCTCGGCGAGAGCCGTTTCCGCGGGGTCATGGCCTTCCAGATGATCGCCGGGGTGGGTCACATCCTCATCGGCGTGGCCATCGCCTCACCGGCTGCCGTGGCCGCCGGCCTGTTCTACCTCATCCACCACGTGGTGACCATGGCGTCCCTGCTGACCACGGCCGGCGCCGTCGAGCAGACCTATGGCACCGGAATCCTCGGCAAACTCTCCGGACTGCTGCACCGGGACCGGCTGGCGGCCGTGGTGGTGGCCCTCGGCCTGCTGTCCCTGGCCGGTCTCCCGCCGACCTCGGGCCTGTGGGCCAAGCTGGGGCTGGCCCTCTCGGTGGTCGGGCCAGAGGGTGGTGGCGGCAATCCCGCGTGGTACGCCCCGGTGTTCCTGACCGCGATCGTGCTGGCCTCCGTGGCGACCCTCGTGGCCCTGCAGCGTTTGTGGGGCAAGTCCTTCGCCGGTGAGCCGTTGCGGACGTATCGGCCGATCCTGGCCGACGGCAGCAGGGATCGGGGCCCTGAGGAAGCGGTTCCGGACTCCGTTCGGATCCCGGGCCGGCTGCTGGCTCCCGGCGTCGTGATGATCGGGGTCTCCGTGCTGCTCTTCGTCTTCGCCGGTACGCTGATGCCGTTCATCGAGACGGCCGCGGCCGGCCTGTTCGAGACCGCCCCCTATGTGGAGGCTGTGCTGGGAGGTGACATCGAATGA